From one Danio rerio strain Tuebingen ecotype United States chromosome 19, GRCz12tu, whole genome shotgun sequence genomic stretch:
- the si:ch211-215i13.3 gene encoding brain and acute leukemia cytoplasmic protein: MGCGGSRADAIEPRYQESWTRETESTWLTNTEAEIPNDMMMYKNRAVRGDCDHLIKDSAKPSGRGLEVRGRRMVNAGTQCVKQISSTCTNHQRASCSHEISDSKSTTQKEGTAHSEGVSSNTSHPRKPWRKESDAEDTL; encoded by the exons ATGGGCTGCGGAGGGAGTCGAGCAGATGCTATTGAGCCGCGATATCAGGAGAGCTGGACCAGAGAGACCGAGTCGACATGGCTTACCAACACCGAGGCTGAAATCCCAAACGACATGATGATGTACAAGAACCGTGCCGTCCGTGGAGATTGTGACCATCTTATTAAAGACAGTGCAAAACCGTCAG GTAGAGGATTGGAGGTCAGAGGCAGACGGATGGTTAATGCAGGAACTCAATGTGTGAAGCAGATTTCCAGCACCTGCACGAACCATCAAAGAGCATCCTGCAGTCATGAG ATTAGTGACTCAAAGAGCACAACACAGAAGGAGGGAACAGCTCATTCAGAGGGGGTTTCATCAAACACATCTCACCCAAGGAAACCATGGAGGAAAGAATCTGACGCGGAGGATACACTCTGA